The nucleotide sequence ACCTTCATCAACAAAGCACGCAGAAGAGAAAAAAACTTCTGGATTCGCTATTGCGTCTTCAAAGATCTACGCTCACGAGGATACATAGTAAAAACCGCGCTCAAATTCGGAGCAGATTTTAGAGTCTACGACCGCGGGGTAAAACCTGGAGAAGACCATGCGCGGTGGATCGTTTTTCCCGTAGCAGAAGCAGATGGCATGACGTGGTACGAATTCTCAGCAAAAAACAGAGTAGCACACTCTACGAAAAAAAGGCTTTTATTAGGGATTGTTGATGCAGAAGGAGACGTAACCTATTTCGAGAATAAGTGGTTGCGCCCTTAAGTTTTGCTCTTGCTCTTTAGAGCAATCTAACAGACCCGGGTCGCCCCCCTCTTTTGACGGGTGTTTGTTTACCTTTTACAAAAAAGAAGGTTTCTTTAAAACAAAGAAGAACGCCGTAATAACACTTAAATACCGTTCAGCCTTTTTCCTCGCCTATGGACAAAAGCGCCGCAATTCTTCAGTTTATCCAACGAAACGGACCCATAGTGCCCGCACAAGTAAACAAACACATCGGCGTTGATGTCATGCTCGCATCAGCAATGCTTGCAGAACTAGCAAGTAAAAACAAGGTAAAAATCTCCAAACTCAAAGTGGGTGGAAGCCCCCTCTACTTTCTTCCAGGGCAAGAAGCACAACTCTCGCGATTTGCACACAAACTAAATGAAAAAGACAAAAGAACCCATGACCTCTTAGAAGCTAACAAAGTTCTTGAAGAAGCACAACTTGATCCTCTCGTAAGAGTATCATTACGACAAATACCTGATTTTGCAGTTCC is from Candidatus Woesearchaeota archaeon and encodes:
- the endA gene encoding tRNA-intron lyase; protein product: MVIKSQWVGERVITEPSDAARELYNQSRFGKILADGSVHLALHEALYLIEKKKIKVYDRKKELDIQTFINKARRREKNFWIRYCVFKDLRSRGYIVKTALKFGADFRVYDRGVKPGEDHARWIVFPVAEADGMTWYEFSAKNRVAHSTKKRLLLGIVDAEGDVTYFENKWLRP